From the Caldisericaceae bacterium genome, one window contains:
- a CDS encoding molybdopterin-dependent oxidoreductase: MENKVIGKDVNKIDALGLVTGEPVFTDDIKLPNMLHIKFLYSPHANAIIEDIDTSEAEKLPQVHLVLTYKNTPQVCHTTAGQGWPEPSPYDTCMFNKHVRYVGERVAAVAAETEEAAQEALKLIKVKYNVLPKVFDPEEALKDSAVKVHEEEYIQGVVDPKRNLVSHIEVKAGDVEKGFKEADVVVEHTFETQFAQHCPIETHATISYLDENGRIVIRTSTQVPYHVRRIVSQVLSVPLSKIRVIKPRIGGGFGSKQEIILEEVCAFVTLKTGKPARAVYTREEEFISSRTRHPMKITVKIGAKKDGKFTAIKMYALSNTGAYGTHGLTVASNTGSKTLPLYNKAPNVEFIADVVYTNLPVPGAYRGYGATQGYACLEQVVDMVAEKLNIDPITIRKINHIRKGETSPIFEALGEGREGVVQYIESESIDTLIDIGAKEIGFFEKWGKKIRNGSKVRGVGMSLHMQGSGIPKIDMGSSIIKLNEDGSVNVLYGGTDIGTGLDTVVAQIVGEVLGIKPDSVIVYPSDTDITPFDKGAYASSGTYISGGAVKAAAINLRDQILKVAREMFKELDSKDYILENGFVISPRSAKKVSLSEIAYDTLYVKKQKQLIGIGSFMSESSPPPFAAHFVEIEVDEETGIITPIKYVAAVDCGKVINPELTRGQIIGAIVNGIGYALSEEYKFGENGRMLNPNFFDYRIPSSRDVPEILPIIVETFDPTGPFGAKSVSEININGPIPAIGNALFDALGIRLNSSPYTPEKVLKAIRNKQ; the protein is encoded by the coding sequence ATGGAAAACAAGGTAATAGGTAAAGACGTCAATAAAATCGACGCTCTTGGCCTTGTAACAGGAGAACCAGTTTTTACTGACGACATCAAACTTCCAAATATGCTCCACATAAAATTTCTCTATTCTCCTCATGCAAACGCTATCATTGAAGACATTGACACAAGCGAAGCAGAAAAATTACCTCAAGTCCATCTTGTGCTAACATACAAAAATACTCCGCAAGTATGCCATACAACGGCAGGTCAAGGATGGCCCGAACCTTCACCATACGACACTTGCATGTTTAACAAACACGTAAGATATGTAGGGGAAAGAGTCGCTGCTGTTGCAGCAGAAACAGAAGAAGCAGCCCAAGAAGCCTTAAAACTTATTAAGGTAAAATATAATGTTTTACCTAAGGTATTTGATCCAGAAGAAGCGTTGAAAGATAGCGCCGTTAAAGTTCATGAAGAAGAATACATCCAAGGTGTTGTGGACCCAAAAAGAAATCTTGTTTCTCATATTGAAGTAAAAGCAGGCGATGTAGAAAAAGGTTTTAAAGAAGCTGATGTTGTTGTCGAACATACTTTTGAAACCCAATTTGCTCAACACTGCCCAATTGAAACCCATGCAACAATCTCTTATCTTGACGAAAATGGAAGAATAGTAATAAGAACTTCTACACAAGTGCCATACCATGTGAGAAGAATTGTAAGCCAGGTGCTTTCAGTTCCACTTTCAAAGATAAGAGTTATAAAGCCAAGAATTGGTGGCGGTTTTGGAAGCAAACAAGAAATAATACTTGAAGAAGTATGTGCTTTTGTAACACTTAAAACAGGAAAACCTGCAAGAGCTGTATATACAAGAGAAGAAGAATTCATTTCATCAAGAACAAGACACCCAATGAAAATTACAGTCAAAATTGGAGCTAAAAAAGACGGCAAATTTACAGCGATAAAGATGTATGCTTTGAGTAATACAGGTGCATATGGAACACACGGTCTTACTGTTGCATCAAATACTGGTTCAAAAACTTTACCCCTTTACAATAAAGCCCCAAATGTCGAATTCATAGCAGATGTAGTTTATACAAATCTTCCCGTGCCTGGAGCATACAGAGGATACGGTGCAACACAGGGCTATGCCTGTTTAGAGCAAGTAGTAGATATGGTTGCAGAAAAACTTAACATTGATCCTATTACAATTAGAAAAATCAACCACATTAGAAAAGGAGAAACTTCACCAATATTTGAGGCTCTTGGAGAGGGTAGAGAAGGTGTAGTGCAGTACATAGAAAGCGAGTCAATTGACACCCTCATTGATATTGGTGCAAAAGAAATAGGCTTTTTTGAAAAATGGGGTAAAAAAATTAGAAATGGTTCAAAAGTAAGAGGTGTTGGAATGTCATTACACATGCAAGGATCGGGCATTCCAAAAATTGATATGGGGTCTTCTATTATTAAGTTAAACGAAGATGGATCTGTAAATGTCCTTTATGGAGGCACAGACATTGGCACTGGGCTTGACACAGTAGTTGCACAAATCGTAGGAGAAGTTTTAGGTATTAAACCAGATTCTGTTATTGTCTACCCTTCTGATACAGATATAACTCCGTTTGATAAAGGCGCATATGCTTCATCTGGAACGTATATCTCAGGTGGGGCAGTAAAGGCTGCGGCAATTAACTTAAGAGACCAAATTCTTAAAGTTGCAAGAGAAATGTTTAAAGAACTAGATTCAAAAGACTACATATTAGAAAATGGCTTTGTTATAAGTCCAAGGAGCGCAAAAAAGGTAAGTCTATCAGAGATTGCATACGATACACTCTATGTCAAAAAACAAAAACAACTCATAGGTATAGGTTCATTTATGTCAGAGTCTTCTCCTCCACCATTTGCTGCTCACTTTGTTGAAATAGAAGTAGATGAGGAAACAGGAATCATTACACCAATTAAGTATGTTGCAGCAGTTGATTGTGGAAAAGTAATTAACCCAGAACTCACGAGAGGACAAATTATCGGTGCTATCGTAAATGGCATTGGTTATGCCCTTAGCGAAGAATACAAGTTCGGTGAAAATGGAAGGATGCTTAACCCGAATTTCTTTGATTACAGAATTCCCTCCTCAAGAGATGTCCCAGAGATACTCCCCATAATTGTAGAAACATTTGATCCAACAGGACCTTTTGGTGCAAAATCAGTTTCAGAAATAAATATTAACGGGCCCATCCCTGCTATTGGAAACGCACTTTTTGATGCGTTAGGAATAAGATTAAATAGTTCTCCCTATACACCAGAAAAAGTTTTGAAGGCAATAAGAAACAAACAATAA
- a CDS encoding (2Fe-2S)-binding protein, which yields MKVHYKINEKDYSFEIHPGKVLLDVLRENGFTEVKGNCYMGTCGACTVIINGAPKTSCTVLAAQVNDAEIITIKGIGSVLKPHPLQEAFIKKGAVQCGYCTPGTILSAYALLQKNPNPTDEEIKRAIDGNLCRCTGYVQQIEAIKFAIKLLTEEK from the coding sequence ATGAAAGTCCATTACAAAATAAATGAGAAAGACTACTCTTTTGAGATTCACCCGGGAAAAGTTCTACTCGACGTATTAAGAGAAAATGGCTTCACCGAAGTTAAAGGAAATTGTTATATGGGCACGTGTGGAGCATGCACTGTTATCATAAACGGCGCTCCAAAGACAAGTTGCACTGTTCTTGCAGCACAAGTAAATGACGCGGAAATAATAACGATTAAGGGCATTGGTAGTGTTTTAAAACCACATCCACTTCAAGAAGCGTTTATCAAAAAAGGTGCAGTTCAGTGCGGCTATTGCACTCCAGGGACAATTCTTTCGGCATATGCACTCCTTCAAAAAAATCCAAATCCAACTGATGAAGAAATAAAAAGGGCAATCGATGGAAACTTATGCAGATGCACAGGTTATGTGCAGCAAATTGAGGCAATAAAATTTGCAATAAAACTTTTAACGGAGGAAAAATAA